The following are encoded in a window of Corynebacterium argentoratense DSM 44202 genomic DNA:
- a CDS encoding heavy metal translocating P-type ATPase, whose amino-acid sequence MSSACGCEHEPATEIEDLDRPWWKDAELLLPIFSGVALGIGLALDWAGLETPATILFWVGLLLGAYTFAPGAIRNLVKKRKLGIGLLMTISAVGAVILGYVGEAAALAFLYAIAEALEDKAMDRAQGGLRALLKLVPQTATVLRDGTTVEVAAKDLVAGELMLVRPGERIATDGIIRSGRSSLDTSAITGESIPEEVAPGDEVPAGAINSAGVLEVETTAAGTDNSLTTLVDLVEQAQAEKGDRARIADRIAQPLVPGVMILAVLVGVIGSLLGDPETWITRALVVLVAASPCALAISVPLTVVAAIGAASQFGVVIKSGAAFERLGGIRHLAVDKTGTLTRNQPEVTDVVPADGFDRAQVLAFAAAVEQQSTHPLAAAIAAAVPEAPSAQDISEEAGHGIGGTVEGRRVLVGSPRWIDAGPLKADVERMESEGQTCVLVTVDDALAGAIGVRDELRPEVPQVVQTLHANGVEVSMLTGDNTRTARALAEIAGIDDVRAELRPEDKASIVAELSSKTPTAMIGDGINDAPALAGATVGIAMGATGSDAAIESADVAFTGHDLRLIPKALQHARRGGRIINQNIVLSLAIIIVLMPLAISGVLGLAAVVLVHEVAEVIVILNGLRAAQAKR is encoded by the coding sequence ATGAGTTCAGCATGTGGATGCGAACACGAACCAGCCACGGAGATCGAAGATCTCGATCGGCCATGGTGGAAGGACGCCGAGTTGCTACTGCCGATCTTCTCTGGCGTAGCCCTCGGTATAGGCCTGGCGCTGGACTGGGCCGGACTGGAGACACCCGCGACAATACTGTTCTGGGTCGGCCTACTGTTGGGGGCGTATACGTTCGCGCCTGGAGCGATCCGGAACCTTGTCAAAAAGCGCAAGCTCGGCATTGGGTTGCTGATGACGATCAGCGCGGTCGGCGCGGTAATCCTCGGCTACGTCGGAGAGGCTGCGGCTCTAGCGTTCCTGTACGCGATCGCTGAGGCACTGGAAGACAAGGCGATGGACCGGGCCCAGGGCGGACTGCGGGCACTGTTGAAGTTGGTGCCGCAGACCGCGACGGTGCTGCGCGACGGCACGACGGTCGAGGTCGCAGCGAAGGACCTCGTGGCTGGCGAGCTGATGCTCGTTCGCCCTGGGGAGCGGATCGCCACGGACGGCATCATTCGTTCCGGACGCTCCAGCCTTGACACCTCAGCGATCACCGGAGAATCCATTCCGGAGGAGGTCGCACCCGGCGACGAGGTGCCCGCGGGAGCGATCAACTCCGCCGGTGTTCTGGAGGTCGAGACGACCGCAGCTGGAACGGACAACTCGCTGACCACACTCGTGGACCTGGTCGAGCAGGCGCAGGCGGAAAAGGGCGACCGCGCCCGGATCGCCGACCGGATTGCCCAACCCCTAGTGCCCGGAGTGATGATCCTGGCGGTGCTGGTCGGCGTGATTGGCTCGCTGCTCGGCGACCCCGAGACGTGGATCACCCGCGCGTTGGTGGTCCTGGTCGCAGCATCGCCGTGCGCGCTGGCAATCTCCGTGCCGCTGACGGTCGTGGCCGCGATCGGCGCGGCCAGCCAGTTCGGCGTGGTCATCAAGTCCGGCGCGGCGTTCGAGCGGCTCGGCGGCATCCGTCACCTGGCGGTGGACAAGACCGGAACCCTTACACGCAACCAGCCCGAGGTTACCGACGTGGTCCCGGCAGACGGATTCGATCGGGCGCAGGTGCTTGCCTTCGCGGCGGCAGTTGAGCAGCAATCGACGCACCCCCTCGCCGCGGCGATCGCGGCAGCGGTGCCCGAAGCGCCCTCTGCCCAGGACATCAGCGAGGAAGCCGGACATGGCATCGGCGGCACCGTCGAAGGTCGACGGGTGCTGGTGGGCAGCCCCCGGTGGATCGATGCCGGGCCACTAAAGGCAGACGTTGAGCGCATGGAGTCCGAGGGCCAGACCTGCGTCCTTGTCACCGTCGATGACGCCCTCGCCGGGGCGATCGGGGTCCGCGACGAGCTGCGGCCCGAGGTACCCCAAGTCGTGCAGACCCTGCACGCCAACGGCGTGGAAGTGAGCATGCTCACCGGCGACAACACTCGCACCGCCCGGGCGCTGGCTGAAATCGCCGGAATCGACGACGTGCGCGCCGAGCTTCGCCCGGAGGACAAGGCAAGCATCGTCGCCGAACTCTCCTCCAAGACGCCGACGGCGATGATTGGCGACGGCATCAACGACGCGCCTGCGCTGGCGGGCGCGACGGTGGGCATAGCGATGGGAGCGACCGGCTCTGACGCCGCGATCGAGTCCGCTGACGTCGCCTTCACCGGCCACGACCTCCGGCTGATCCCGAAGGCGCTGCAGCACGCCCGCCGAGGCGGCAGGATCATCAACCAGAACATCGTGCTGTCTCTGGCCATCATCATCGTGTTA
- the cmtR gene encoding Cd(II)/Pb(II)-sensing metalloregulatory transcriptional regulator CmtR — MLTIASRLDVMNRLGRAMADPTRSRILMTLLDGPSYPAVLSRDLDLTRSNVSNHLTCLRDCGIVLAEPEGRKTRYEIADPHLATALNALVNATLAVDENTPCIDPECSVPGCDGKGADA, encoded by the coding sequence ATGCTGACTATTGCTTCACGCCTCGACGTCATGAACCGGCTCGGCCGGGCCATGGCGGATCCGACGCGCTCCAGAATCCTGATGACCCTACTCGACGGCCCGAGCTACCCGGCCGTGCTTTCGCGCGACCTGGACCTGACCCGCTCGAACGTCTCGAACCACCTGACCTGCTTGCGTGACTGCGGCATCGTCCTCGCCGAGCCGGAGGGCCGCAAGACACGCTACGAAATCGCCGATCCGCACCTCGCGACAGCGCTCAACGCGCTAGTGAACGCGACGTTGGCTGTCGACGAGAACACCCCGTGCATCGACCCTGAGTGCTCGGTGCCTGGCTGCGACGGGAAAGGAGCGGACGCATGA
- a CDS encoding alkane 1-monooxygenase gives MDANVKILENFATHVAPAWAWQPNREELVIGYPID, from the coding sequence GTGGACGCCAACGTGAAGATTCTGGAGAACTTTGCCACCCACGTCGCCCCCGCGTGGGCGTGGCAGCCAAACCGCGAAGAACTAGTCATCGGCTATCCCATCGACTAA
- a CDS encoding type II toxin-antitoxin system RelE/ParE family toxin yields the protein MIRSFGNRDAELVWLREPAPKLDLRIHRVANRKLQLLDAATSLNSLRVSPGNRLEALKGDRKGQYSIRINSQWRICFNWTEAGPENAIIEDYH from the coding sequence GTGATCAGATCATTTGGTAACCGCGACGCGGAGCTTGTGTGGCTGCGCGAACCGGCTCCAAAGCTTGATCTAAGGATTCATAGAGTTGCTAATCGCAAGCTTCAGCTCCTGGACGCTGCAACCTCCTTGAATTCCCTGAGAGTTTCGCCGGGGAATCGGCTTGAGGCTTTGAAAGGGGACCGAAAAGGTCAGTACAGTATACGGATCAACAGTCAATGGAGGATTTGTTTTAACTGGACTGAGGCAGGCCCAGAGAACGCGATCATTGAGGATTATCATTAA
- a CDS encoding HigA family addiction module antitoxin, with the protein MAEKLYEPIHPGEVLMEDFIKGFGITQHKLAVDIEVPPRRINEIVHGKRAITADTALRLGRYFGIESQFWLNLQSRYDLEKAQSAAAEQLDKIVPIVAA; encoded by the coding sequence ATGGCCGAAAAGTTATATGAGCCGATACATCCTGGTGAGGTTCTGATGGAGGATTTCATCAAAGGGTTTGGCATTACGCAACACAAACTGGCCGTTGATATTGAAGTGCCACCCCGCAGGATAAATGAAATCGTTCATGGCAAGCGCGCAATCACTGCGGATACCGCGCTTCGGTTAGGTCGTTATTTTGGGATCGAATCTCAGTTCTGGCTGAATCTTCAGAGTCGCTATGATCTGGAAAAGGCCCAGAGTGCAGCAGCTGAGCAACTTGACAAAATCGTGCCTATCGTTGCTGCTTGA
- a CDS encoding DUF808 domain-containing protein, translating to MAGGLAALLDDVALIAKAASASVDDVAAATAKTSAKAAGVVIDDAAVTPQFVHGVTPARELPIIWRIAKGSLFNKAIIILPIALALNYFAPWALPPLLLIGGLFLSFEGAEKILEAVGLLKHHDDDAADTPIAAQEPASAKEQEKSLVMGAIRTDLILSAEIMIISLAEVAQRSLGIQIAVLLAVALVITAGVYGVVGVLVKLDDIGLRISTRPKASGFGVHLGRVMVRAMPIILEILSKVGTFAMLWVGGHIAIHNLHELGVDGPHHVVEWLLHATHAASVGAASWVVDTLASAAFGLVVGAIITAVVVALKALVSKK from the coding sequence ATGGCGGGGGGCCTCGCGGCGCTTCTTGATGACGTCGCGTTGATCGCCAAGGCAGCTTCCGCCAGCGTGGATGACGTGGCTGCGGCCACTGCCAAAACCTCGGCTAAGGCCGCTGGTGTCGTCATCGATGATGCCGCCGTCACCCCGCAGTTCGTGCACGGGGTGACTCCCGCGCGCGAGCTTCCGATTATTTGGCGCATCGCTAAAGGTTCACTTTTTAATAAAGCGATCATTATTTTGCCAATCGCCTTGGCCTTGAACTATTTTGCCCCCTGGGCTTTGCCGCCGTTGCTGTTGATCGGCGGCCTATTTTTGTCCTTTGAGGGCGCGGAAAAAATACTTGAAGCAGTGGGGTTGCTCAAGCACCACGATGATGACGCCGCGGATACCCCCATCGCCGCGCAGGAACCTGCAAGCGCCAAGGAGCAGGAAAAGTCGCTGGTAATGGGCGCGATCCGCACGGATCTGATTCTGAGCGCCGAGATCATGATCATCTCCCTAGCTGAGGTAGCTCAGCGCTCCCTGGGTATTCAGATCGCTGTGTTGTTAGCTGTGGCTCTGGTGATCACCGCTGGTGTGTACGGCGTTGTCGGAGTGTTGGTCAAACTCGACGATATTGGATTAAGAATCTCGACACGCCCCAAGGCGAGCGGGTTTGGCGTTCATCTCGGCAGGGTGATGGTTCGGGCCATGCCGATAATCCTCGAGATCCTGTCCAAAGTTGGCACATTTGCCATGCTGTGGGTGGGCGGGCACATTGCCATCCATAACTTGCACGAGCTCGGCGTGGATGGGCCGCATCATGTTGTTGAGTGGTTGCTGCACGCGACGCACGCAGCATCGGTAGGCGCGGCGTCATGGGTAGTGGACACATTGGCTTCCGCGGCATTTGGCCTGGTGGTCGGTGCGATCATCACCGCAGTGGTGGTGGCACTAAAAGCGCTCGTATCGAAGAAATAA
- a CDS encoding DUF4232 domain-containing protein, translating into MSTTSSTPAPARVRSNRVHTPLTLCAATTAALAAVLTLSACSSNDGSADASSVADAAVTASPSSSSSTPAAAAAVAPCAAHNLVGTIEQVQGATGSTIIDVSLRNDGPSCTVAGFPGVSLIDVDGSQIGAAADREPASATPQSLTLATGDAASFSVRSTNALAFDPKECNTIDSTALKVYPPGDTEWVTLPLTVATCGNEQIHTLFTGMVR; encoded by the coding sequence ATGAGCACCACATCCAGCACCCCAGCCCCTGCCCGTGTGCGCAGCAACCGCGTACACACACCATTGACACTGTGTGCTGCCACAACAGCCGCCCTCGCCGCAGTGCTAACGCTTTCTGCGTGTTCTTCCAACGATGGGTCGGCGGACGCCTCTTCTGTCGCAGATGCCGCTGTCACGGCGTCGCCTTCGTCTTCATCCAGCACCCCCGCCGCCGCTGCAGCCGTTGCACCGTGTGCGGCCCACAACCTTGTCGGCACCATCGAACAGGTCCAAGGGGCCACAGGTTCCACCATTATTGACGTGTCCCTGCGCAACGACGGCCCCTCGTGCACTGTCGCGGGCTTCCCTGGCGTGAGCTTGATAGACGTGGATGGATCCCAGATTGGCGCCGCTGCTGACCGCGAGCCAGCCTCTGCTACCCCGCAGTCATTGACGTTGGCCACGGGAGACGCGGCGTCATTTAGCGTCCGCAGCACCAACGCGTTGGCCTTCGATCCGAAAGAATGCAACACGATCGACTCCACCGCTTTGAAGGTTTACCCACCCGGGGATACCGAGTGGGTTACCCTACCGCTGACTGTCGCAACCTGCGGAAATGAGCAAATCCACACGCTATTTACCGGGATGGTGCGTTAA
- a CDS encoding ECF transporter S component, which produces MSFASSEPSAQPSTQPQFGATPRRSWRAIDIIVACVLSVAIGLIFWVWNTVGVIWGDSLSALTPGLHGLALGIWLLGGPMVMLVIRKPGAAFIGELLAASVSASLGSVWGIGVLYSGLAQGLGAELIFLIFAYRRFGAGVAMLAGAGAGLGAVILELFMYGNLAKSIEFNVIYGITSMISGAILAGLLSFFLVRALAQTGALDKFPAGRERMKTV; this is translated from the coding sequence ATGTCTTTCGCGTCTTCTGAACCTTCCGCACAACCCTCAACACAGCCGCAGTTTGGCGCAACGCCGCGCCGATCCTGGCGGGCTATTGACATCATCGTGGCGTGCGTATTGTCTGTTGCTATTGGCCTGATTTTCTGGGTGTGGAACACCGTCGGCGTCATTTGGGGCGACAGCTTGTCTGCCCTGACTCCGGGCCTCCACGGCTTGGCGTTGGGTATTTGGCTGTTGGGTGGCCCGATGGTGATGCTTGTTATTCGCAAGCCGGGCGCCGCGTTTATCGGTGAGCTTCTTGCCGCCAGTGTGTCTGCTTCTTTGGGCAGCGTGTGGGGCATCGGCGTGTTGTACTCGGGTCTTGCCCAGGGGTTGGGCGCCGAATTGATCTTCTTGATTTTCGCGTACCGCCGATTTGGTGCCGGTGTCGCGATGCTGGCGGGTGCCGGGGCAGGGCTGGGCGCTGTCATTCTTGAGCTGTTCATGTACGGCAACTTGGCGAAGTCGATCGAATTCAACGTCATTTACGGCATTACCTCGATGATTTCTGGCGCTATTTTGGCTGGTCTGCTGTCCTTCTTCTTGGTTCGTGCGTTGGCTCAGACTGGTGCGCTGGACAAGTTCCCTGCTGGTCGCGAACGCATGAAGACGGTGTAG